In Emcibacteraceae bacterium, a single window of DNA contains:
- a CDS encoding DUF1272 domain-containing protein: MLELRPNCEFCDKDLPPDANDACICTYECTFCRDCVDNILENVCPNCGGGFEKRPIRPKTARRPNVSLAHDPASTKRKNTKYSMSEIKEFSSKAKDIPPSER; this comes from the coding sequence ATGCTGGAATTAAGACCCAACTGTGAATTTTGTGATAAAGATTTGCCGCCGGATGCTAATGACGCCTGTATCTGTACTTATGAATGTACATTCTGCCGTGATTGTGTTGATAATATTCTTGAAAATGTCTGTCCCAACTGTGGTGGCGGGTTTGAAAAACGCCCCATCAGACCCAAAACGGCCAGACGCCCTAACGTAAGCCTCGCTCACGACCCCGCATCTACAAAACGGAAAAATACAAAATATTCCATGTCTGAAATAAAGGAATTTTCCAGCAAGGCCAAAGACATTCCACCGTCAGAACGCTGA